One window of Strigops habroptila isolate Jane chromosome Z, bStrHab1.2.pri, whole genome shotgun sequence genomic DNA carries:
- the TAL2 gene encoding T-cell acute lymphocytic leukemia protein 2, with protein sequence MTRKIFTNTRERWRQQNVNSAFAKLRKLIPTHPPDKKLSKNDTLRLAMRYINFLVKVLGEPGLQQTAVAARGSILGFFQQAPHLQNAEELTLIENCGVSSPATSSNRAGCWSETPSL encoded by the coding sequence ATGACAAGAAAGATCTTCACCAACACCAGGGAGCGATGGAGGCAGCAAAATGTCAACAGTGCCTTTGCCAAGTTGAGGAAGCTCATTCCCACCCACCCGCCAGACAAAAAACTGAGCAAGAATGACACACTCCGGTTAGCTATGAGATACATCAACTTCCTTGTCAAAGTTCTGGGAGAGCCAGGCCTGCAACAGACAGCAGTGGCAGCACGGGGCAGCATCCTGGGCTTCTTCCAGCAAGCCCCACACTTGCAAAACGCGGAGGAGCTGACACTGATTGAAAACTGTGGTGTCTCCTCTCCTGCCACGAGCAGCAATAGAGCAGGGTGTTGGTCAGAGACGCCATCTCTCTAG